In Achromobacter xylosoxidans A8, a single window of DNA contains:
- the soxY gene encoding thiosulfate oxidation carrier protein SoxY translates to MDRQRRKVVGLGTVLSLAVAAGLLRPSQAWAVQADWNKQAFDAKSMQDVIKALGGGDAVASDQITLVAPDIAENGAVVPVGAVSKLPNTEQISILVTKNPNALAASFTLPAGTEPEVATRVKMGQTSDVYALVKADGKYYTAHKEIKVTLGGCGG, encoded by the coding sequence ATCGATCGGCAGCGACGCAAGGTGGTCGGCCTGGGCACGGTGCTCAGCCTGGCCGTTGCGGCGGGCCTGCTGCGGCCCAGCCAGGCCTGGGCGGTGCAGGCCGACTGGAACAAGCAGGCCTTCGATGCCAAGAGCATGCAGGACGTGATCAAGGCGCTGGGCGGCGGCGACGCCGTGGCCAGCGACCAGATCACGCTGGTGGCTCCCGACATTGCCGAGAACGGCGCGGTGGTGCCGGTGGGGGCGGTCAGCAAGCTGCCCAACACCGAGCAGATCTCCATCCTGGTCACCAAGAACCCGAACGCCCTGGCTGCCAGTTTCACGCTGCCCGCAGGCACCGAGCCCGAAGTGGCGACGCGCGTGAAGATGGGCCAGACCTCGGACGTGTACGCCCTGGTGAAGGCCGACGGCAAGTACTACACGGCGCACAAGGAAATCAAGGTGACCCTGGGCGGCTGCGGCGGTTGA